CACGAAACCGAGCCCGCGTCGGCGCGAGTCACAGCGGGCATGTCCGCGCTGTTCGACCCCTACCAGACGCGCGAGGTTCGCGTGCGCAATCGGATCGTCGTCTCGCCGATGTGCGAGTACTCGTCGACCGACGGTTTCGCCAACGACTGGCACCTCGTGCACCTGGGGAGCCGGGCGGTCGGCGGTGCGGGCCTGGTGCTCACCGAGGCGATCGCGGTGACGGCCGACGGGCGTATCTCGCCGCAGGACCTGGGAATTTGGCAGGACGCGCACGTCGAGAACCTTGCCCGGATCGCCCGCTTTTGCAACGAGCAGGGCGCTGTATGGGGGACACAGTTGGCCCACGCGGGCCGTAAGGGCTCGACCCTGCGCCCGTGGGAGGGGAACGGTGCGGTGCCGCCGGCCGACGGGGGCTGGACCCCGGTGGGCCCCACCGACGCGCCGTTCTCGCCGACCTATCCGATCCCGCACGCGCTCGACGAGAGTGAGATCGCGGAGATCATCGCGGCGTTCGTCGCGGCCGCCCAGCGCACGCTGGCCGCCGGTGGCCAGGTCATCGAGCTGCACGCCGCCCACGGCTACCTGGTCCATCAGTTCCTCTCGCCGCTGGTCAACACGCGCACCGACCGCTGGGGCGGCTCGTTCGAGAACCGCACCCGGCTGGTCCGCGAGATCGCGCGCGCGGTGCGGACCGTCTGGCCCGAGCGCTTTCCGTTGTTCGTGCGCGTCTCCGCCACCGATTGGGTCGCGGGCGGCTGGGACGTCGAACAGACGATCGAGCTGGCGCGCGCCCTGCGCGGCGAGGCGGTCGACCTGATCGACGTCAGCTCGGGCGGCGCGGTTCCGGTCGCGCCCGACGCGATTCCGGTCGGGCCGCTGTACCAGACGCCGTTCGCGCAGCGCGTCCGGCACGAAGCGGGCATCGCGACCGGTACGGTCGGCATGATCGTCGAGCCGGCCGACGCCGACGCGATCGTCGCCGACGGTCGCGCCGACCTCGTGTTCCTGGCGCGCGAGCTGCTGCGCGATCCGTACTGGCCGTTGTTCGCCGCGCGCGCGCTGGGGACCGAAGTAAACTGGCCGCCGCAGTACCAGCGCGCACGTGGAGATCGTGCAAAGATGCGGGTGCCGTCGACCGTCTAGCGGAAAAACAACGCGTGCGGATTCTGATCGTAGAGGATGACGAGCGCATCGCCGGTCCGGTCGCGGACGATCTGCGGCGCCAACGGCACGTCGTCGACGTGGCCGACGACGGGCGCAGCGGCCTGGACTTCGCGCGGTCGGGCGCGTACGACCTCATGCTGCTCGACATCATGGTCCCGGGGACCGACGGCTTGACGATTTGTCGACGATTGCGCGAAGGCGGGGATCACGCCATGATCCTGATGATCACCGCGCGCGACGGCGTCGAAGACAAGGTGGCCGCGCTCGACGCCGGCGCCGACGACTATCTGGTCAAGCCGTTCGACCTGGCCGAGCTCTCGGCGCGCGTACGGGCGGTCTCGCGGCGCTCGCGTGAAGCGCGCCCGCTGCTGCTGCAGCACGGCGACCTGACCATCGACCAGCGCGCCGCGCGCGTCTCGTACGGCGGCAAGACGATCCCGCTCACGCGCACCGAGTACGCGATCCTCGAGACGCTGATGCGCAACACGCGACAGATCTTCACCCGCGCCATGCTGCACGAGCGAGTGACGACGTTCGAGAACGGCGGCGGTCCCGAGTCGATCAAGACGCACGTCGCCAACCTGCGGCGGCGTCTGCGTGAAGCCGGCTGCCCACACGATCCGATCGAAACGGTATACGGGAGCGGCTACCGGCTCGCCGACCCGTGAACGTCGTGCGGGCGGCGGTCCCGCGCCCGCTCGAACGACGCCTGCTGATCGCGTACCTGGGCGCATTCGCGGTCGTCATCGCACTTTTCGCGCTTGCGCTGCGCTTCGTCTTCTTCGAGACGCTGCAGACGCAGATCACGGCCCGGCTCGACACGCTGGCGCGCGCCGGGACCGCATCGGTCACCTTCACGCCGCACGGCTTCATCGTCGACCAGGAGAGCTTGGGCGGCTTCTCGGTCGTGCCGCGCACCGAAGGGCTGCAATGGTATGACGAAACCGAGCACCTCGTCGCGACGCGTGGTCTGGTGCCGCCAGGACCGCTGGCACCGACCGAAGGCCGAGAGACGTTCCACATCGCCGGCGGCACGCTCGACACGTACACGGTCGAGCTCGAAGTGCCCGGCACCGGCCGCTCTCGCGGCTGGGTGCGCGCGAGCGAGTCGGAAGATACGCTGACGGCCTCGAGCAAAGCGCTCGACATCGCGATCGCGTCCGGTGCGCTGTTGGCGATCATCGTCGGCGCGTACGGCGGATCGCGCTTGGCGCGCGTCGCCGTCGAACGCGACGAAGCCAGCATGAGCCGGTTGCGCGAGTTCACCGCCGACGCCGCGCACGAGCTGCGCGCGCCGGTCTCCGCACTGGCCGGCACGGCCGACGTTGCGTTGCGCGAAGAGCCCGATCTGCCGCTGCGCACGCAGCGCCGGCTGCACGCGATCCACGAGATCGCCGACGACATGCGGCGCTTGGTCGACGACTTGCTGATCTTGGCGCGCGCGACGCAGTCGCTCGAGCGCGAGATCTTCGTCATCGATCTGCGCGACATGCTCGATCGATTGCAAGGCCGGTTCACCAAGCCGGCGCGCGAGCGCGACATCGCCTTTCGCATCGCGCCGAGCGATCCGATGCGCATCTACGGCAACCCCGATCAGATCGAGCGCATCGTCGCGAACTTGGTCGACAACGCGATCAAGTATACCGAGCGGGGCGGCAGCGTCGCGATCGCCTGCGCGAGCGACGAGACGCGTTTGTGGATCACTGTGCGCGACTCCGGAATCGGGATCGCGCCCGAGCACCGCGAGCGCGTCTTCGACCGCTTCTGGCGGGCCGATCCGGCCCGCGCGAGCGAGTCTGGGACCGGGCTGGGACTGGCGATCGCGCGAGCGCTCGCACGCAGGCACGGTGGAGACATCGCGGTAGTGAGCGAGCTGGGACGCGGCAGCACGTTCACGCTGACGTTGCCGCGCCGCCCGCCCGCGTTGTCTTGACGATTTCCTGACTGGGACGCGCGAAAATGGCGCAAATGACGCCCCAACCTACCGTCGTCGAAGTCAAGTCGCTCATCGACCAACTCTCGCGCACCGAGCGCACCGAGCTCACCCACTGGTTGCTCCAGCGCTACATCGCCGGCGGTTCGACCGACGCCGAGCGCGAGCAGGCGGCGCGGGCCGAAACCGCGGGCGCCGGAAGCAGTCCGCACCGCGACTGACGCGCTCGTTCGTCCCGGCGTGTACCACGAGCCCCGTTCCGCGCGGAACGGGGCTCGTCGCTTCTCCGGCAGCGGAAGGCTTCTCGGGCGCCGCGCGGTATCGCTTGCTCGTGGGCCCTGCCCGGGGGAGAGAGGCATGATCCCAGCCGCTTTCGAGTACCGCCGCGCGGACTCGGTTCCCGCAGCACTTTCGGCCTTGGCCGAGCTCGGCGACGACGCCCGCGTTCTGGCGGGCGGCCAGAGTCTGATTCCGGCGATGCGCTACCGGTTCGCGCGGCCGGCGGCGCTGATCGACATCAATCCGATCGCCGCGCTCGAGTTCGTGCGCGACAACGAGGACGGCTTGGTGCTCGGCGCGCTCTTGCGCGACGCCGCGCTCGAGCGCGCGCCCGGTCTGCGCAGCCGCTACCCGCTGTTGGCCGACGTCTCCCGCGTGGTCGCCGACCCGGTCGTACGCCAGATGGGGACGATCGTCGGCAGCTTGTGCCACAACGACCCCTCGGGTGATTGGCCGGTCGCGGCGCTCGCGGCGCGTGCGTCGGTCGCGGTGAGCTCGAGGGCGGGCGCGCGCGTCGTGCCGATCGACGAGTTCCTGGTCGACACGTTTGCGACCGCGGTCGCCGCGGGCGAGATGGCGACCGAGGTACGCTTTCCGGCATCGGGCGATCGCACCGCGGGCTCGTACCAGAAGATCGAACGCAAGGTCGGCGACTTCGCCACCGCGTCGGCCGCGGTGCAGCTGCGGCTGACCGCCGACGGGACGATCGCCGAGGCCGGCGTCGCGATCGGCGCGGCCGGACCCACGGCCTTGCGCGTCGGCGCGGCCGAGGCGCTGCTGCGCGGCGCCGCGCCGACCCTGGACGCGATTCGCGCGGCCGCCGCGGAAGCCGAGAAATTGGCCGATCCGGTCGCCGACCAGCGCGGCTCGATCCGCTACAAGAAGGCGATGGCGGGCGTCTTGGTCGCCCGCGCGCTGACCGTCGCGCTCGAACGGCTCGGCGTGGGAGGGCTGCGATGACGATCTCGGTGACGGTCAACGGCACGCGCTACGAGCGCGACGTCGAGCCGCGCACGCTGCTGGCGTACTTCTTGCGCGAGACGCTCGGCCTGACGGGGACGCACGTGGGCTGCGATTCGTCGAGCTGCGGCGTGTGCACGGTCGTGCTCGACGGCGAGAAAGCGGTCAAGTCGTGCACGATGTTCGCCGTGCAGGCCGACGGCCACGACGTCATGACGGTCGAAGGGCTGGCGCAGGGCGGCAAGCTGCACCCGCTGCAGCAAGCGTTCTGGGATTGTCACGGTCTGCAGTGCGGCTATTGCACGCCGGGGATGCTGATGACCTCGTACGCGTTTCTCGCGCGCAACCCCGACCCGAGCGATGCGGAGATCCGCGAAGGTATCTCCGGTAACCTGTGCCGCTGCACCGGGTATCAGAACATCGTCGAAGCCGTCCACCAGGCTGCCGCCGCGCGAAGCGGCGAGCCGGTGAGCGCGTAGGAGCGAAGCGATGAGCGCGACGACCGAACCGCCGACCGAGCGGCACGCCATCGGCCAGTCGATGAAGCGCAAGGAAGATCCGCGCTTCATTCAAGGCAAGGGCCGTTACGTCGACGACATCACGCTGCCGGGGATGCTGTGGCTGGCGCTGACGCACAGCCCGTATCCCCACGCGCGCATCGTCAAGATCGACAAGGCCGCCGCGCTCGCCGTTCCCGGTGTGCTGGCGGTGCTGACGGCCGAAGACCTCGCGGCGCACGGGCTGAGCTGGATTCCGACCTTCCACGGCTACGACAAGCAGATGGTCCTGGCCGACGGCAAGGCGCTCTTCCAGTTCCAGGAAGTCGCCGGGGTGATCGCGACCTCGCGCGAGGCGGCCTTCGACGGTGCCGAGCTGGTCGAGGTCGAGTACGATCAGCTCACGCCGGTCGTCGATCCGTTCGTCTCGAAGACCGACGCGACGCTGGTGCGCGAAGACCGCGAAGCGAAGACCAACCACATCTATCACTGGGAAGTCGGCGACCGCGAGCAGACCGACGCCGCGCTGGCGGCGTCCGACGTCTCGATCGCGCAGCGCATCGTCTTCCAACGCTGTCACCCCGCGCCGCTCGAGCCGTGCGGCATCGTGGCCGACATGAACCCCGCCACCGGCCGCCTGACGCTGTACATGACCTCGCAGGCGCCGCACGCGCATCGCACCGTCGTCTCGCTGGTCACCGGGATCCCCGAAGACAAGATCCACGTCGTTTCGCCCGACATCGGCGGCGGCTTCGGCAACAAGGTCCCGGTCTACGCCGGCTACGTGGTCGCGGCGGCGGCGTCGGTCGTGCTCGGCGTCCCGGTCAAGTGGATCGAGACGCGCACCGAGAATCTGACCACCACCGGGTTCGCGCGCGACTACCACATGGACGTCTCGATCGGCGCGACCAAGGACGGCCGGGTGACGGCGCTGCGCGTCGCGACCGTCGCCGACCACGGCGCGTTCGACGCCGCCGCCGACCCGACGAAGTATCCGGCCGGCTTGTTCGGGATCGTGACCGGCTCGTACGACTTCCCGGTCGCGTTCACCGAGCTGGACGCGTACTTCACCAACAAGGCTCCGGGCGGGGTCGCCTACCGCTGCTCGTTCCGCGTCACCGAGGCGTCGTACGCGATCGAGCGCGGGATGGATGTGCTGGCCTCCAAGCTCGGCATGGACCCCGCGCAGCTGCGGCTGAAGAACTTCGTGCGCAAGGACCAGTTCCCGTATCCCTCGCCGCTGGGCTTCGTCTACGACTCGGGCGACTATCACACGACGCTGCAGAAAGCGCTCGACACGGTCGGCTATCAGGCGCTGCGCCGGGAACAAGCCGAAAAGCGCGCGCGCGGCGAGCTGATGGGGATCGGCATCTCGACCTTCACCGAAGTCGTCGGCGCCGGACCCAGCAAGCTGTTCGACATCATGGGGATCAAGATGTTCGACAGCGCCGAGATCCGCGTCCATCCGACCGGCTCGGCGATCCTGCGCGCGGGAACGAAGTCGCAGGGCCAAGGGCACGAGACGACCTGGGCGCAGATCGCCGCCGAAGAGCTCGGACTCGATCCACAGAACATCCTGGTGGAAGAAGGCGACACCGACACCGCGCCTTACGGTCTGGGGACCTACGCCAGCCGCAGCACGCCGGTGGCCGGCGGCGCGATCGCGATGGCCGCGCGCCGCATCCGCGAGAAAGCGCGCGCGATCGCCGCGCACCTGCTCGAAGCACCGCTCGACGACGTCGAGTGGGAGAACCACGCCTTCCACGTCAAGGGGTTGCCGGACAGCAAGGTGACGATGCAGGAAGTCGCCTTCGCCGCCTACACCAATCCCGCGCCCGACAGCGAGCCCGGCCTCGAGGCGACGTTCTACTACGATCCGCCGAACATGACGTTCCCCTACGGCGCATACCTGGCCGTCGTCGACGTGGACAAGGACACCGGCGCGGTCAACGTGCGGCGTTTCTTGGCGATCGACGACTGCGGCACGATCATCAACCCGATGATCGTCGAAGGACAGATCCACGGCGGCCTGACCGAGGGCTTCGCGATCGCCTTCATGCAGGAGATCCCCTACGACGCCGACGGTAATCACCTGGCGACGAACTTCACCGACTACCTCGTGCCGACGGCGCTCGAAACGCCCACATGGGAGACCGACAAGACGGTCACGCCGAGCCCGCACCACCCGATCGGGGCCAAGGGCGTCGGGGAGAGCCCGAACGTCGGGTCGCCGGCCGCGTTCGTCAACGCGGTCATGGACGCGCTCGCCCCGCTGGGCGTGACGCACATCGACATGCCGCTCACGCGCGACAAGGTGTGGAGCGCGATCCAGGCGGCGAACGGATGAGGAGTCGCTGAGGGGCCGATGGCGTTCTTCGCCCGGCTCGCCGAGCTCGAGCGCGCGCACGTCGCCTTCGCGATCGCGACCGTCGTCGGCCGGCGCGCGCCGGTCAGCGCGCACCTGGGCGATCGCGCGTTGGTGCTGGCCGACGGGACGATGCACGGCTTCGTCGGCGGCTCGTGCTCGCGCGACCTGGTGCGGCGCGAGGCGCTGCGGGCGATTCGCGACGGGCGGCCGCGGCTGGTGCGCATCGTGCCCGACGAAGACGAGTTCGCCGGCGCCGGCGTGGAGGAACGCGAGGTCTCGGTGGTGCGCATGGGGTGCGCCTCCGAGGGGGCCGTCGAGGTCTTCGTCGAGCCGCACGTCCCGCTACGCGCGCTGGTCGTCGTCGGCGACGGTCCCGTCGCCGACGCCTTGTCGCGCTTGGCCGTGCAGGTGCGCTACGACGTGCTGCGCGTGGTGGCCGCCGACGAGTACGACGACCTCGACGCGACGCCGGGGGTGCGCGCGGTGCGGCTGGGCGATCTGGCCGACGAGCTGGCGCGCCGGGGCGCGAGCGCCTGCGCGCGGCTGACCGCCGTCGTCGCCTCGCAGGGCCACTACGACGAAGAGGCGCTGGCGACGCTGTTGGCCGTCGATCCGGCCTTCGTCGGCTTGTTGGCGAGCCGCAAGCGCGCGGCGTCCGTCGGCGCGTCGCTCGCGCTGCGCGGCGTGGCGCCCGACCGCGTGGCGCGCGTCCAGGCGCCGGTCGGTCTCGACCTGGGCGCGCGCAGCGCCGGCGACGTCGCGATCGCGATCCTCGCGCAACTGGTCGGCGTCGACCCGGGCGACGCGCCCGGCTACGAGGCGGCGTGCGCGCCCGCGCTGCGCGATCCCGTCTGCGGGATGGAGGTGGCGTTCGACGACCGGCACCCGCGCCACGAGCACGCCGGTCAGGTCTACGCGTTCTGCTGCGAGGGTTGCCGCACGGCGTTCGCCGCCGAGCCGGAGGCGTATCTCGTCGCCGGCGGCGCGACGTGACCGCCGACCGCATCGCCGAACGGTTCGCCGAACGGGGCTACGTCGCCACCGACGCGGTCGCGACCGCGCTCGAGCTGGCGCTGGTGCTCGAAAAGCCGCTGCTGATCGAAGGGCCGGCCGGCGTCGGCAAGACCGAGAGCGCGAAGGTGCTCGCCGAGGTGCTCGGCACCGAGCTGATCCGGCTGCAATGCTACGAGGGGATCGATGCGGCCAGCGCGCTCTACGAGTGGAACTACCCCAAGCAGCTGCTGCGCATCCGGCTGACCGACGGAACGCACGAGTCGGCGCGCGAGCGCGAGGCGGAGATCTTCGCCCGCGACTTCTTGCTCGAACGCCCGCTCTTGCAGGCGATCACGCGCGAACGCGCGCCGGTGCTGCTGGTCGACGAGATCGACCGGGCCGACGAGGCGTTCGAGGCGTTCTTGCTCGAGCTGCTCGGCGAGTTCCAAGTCACCATCCCGGAGCTGGGCACGATTCGCGCGCGCGCCAAGCCGGCGGTGATCGTCACCTCGAACCGCACCCGCGAGCTGTCCGACGCGCTGCGCCGGCGCTGTCTGTACCTGTGGATCGACTATCCCAGCGCCGAGCACGAGCTGGCGATCTTGCGAGTTCGGCTGCCGGGCATCGACGAGCGGCTCGCCGAGCAGATCGTCGCGTTCGTCGGCTGGCTGCGCGAGCAGCCGTTCCAAAAAGTGCCGGGCGTCGCCGAGAGCCTGGACTGGGCGCTGGCGCTCACCAAGCTGCACCGCGACGCGCTCGACGAAGCGACGCTCGAACGCACGCTGGGCTGCGTGCTCAAGGTGCGCGAGGACTGGGAGCTGTTTCGCGCGCAGCAGGCCCGTTGGATGCCGCTGCTGCGGCCCGATGCCGTGCCGGTACCGGTCGCGAAATCCGACTACGGGATCGGCAGCGTGCGCGCGAACCGCGCGTGAGCGCTCCCGCCGCGCTCAGCCGCGCCGTCGCCGAGTTCACCGCGCTGCTGCGCGGCGAGTACGGATTCGCCGTCGGGCAACTGGAGACGCACGAGGCGCTGCGCGCCGCGGAGCTGCTCGGGATCGGCGACGAGGTGCGCTTGCGGCACGCGTGGCGGCTGGTCTACAGCACGACGCGCGACGAGGCGGCGCGCTTCGACGAGGCGTTCGCCGCGTTCTTCCACGCGCCGCGCGGCGTGCGCCAACCGGCGCCGCGCGCGCGCCGGCCGCGCTCGCAGCCCGGCGAGAGCCGTGAGGGACGGCGGCAAACCGACGAAGGCGGTGACGCGGCCACCCGCTGGACCGAGCTGCGCGCGCGCTTCAGCCCGGGGATCGGACGCACGCCGCCGCCACGTCTGGACGCCGAGGGGATCGAGCGGATGTTGACGGTCGCTGAACGGCTCGTCGCTCGAGCGCGGCTGGTGCAAGCACGCCGCTGGCGCGCGGACCCGCGCGGGCCGCGCGTCGACGTGCGGCGGACCGTGCGCGCCAGCCTCGCGACCGGTGGCGAACCGCTCGCGCTGCGGCGCGCGGCGCACCCGTTGCGGCAGGCGCGCTTCGTCGTGCTGATCGACGGCAGCCGCTCGATGGCCGCGTACGCCGCGCCGATGCTGCGCTTCGCGCACGCGCTGGCGCGCCGTACCCGTCGCGCGCACGCGTTCGTGTTCTCGACCGCGCTGCGCGAGATCACCGAGCTGCTGCGCGACCCGCACCTGCCGCAGACCGGTTTGCCGATGTTGGACGACGCGTGGGGCGGCGGCACGCGCATCGGCGCGAACCTCGCCGCGTTCGCGCGCGGTCCGCACGCGCGCCGCGTGCGCGCCGACACCGTCGTGCTGATCTTCAGCGACGGGCTCGACGTCGGCAACCTCGACGCGCTCGAACGCGCGCTGCGCGCGCTGCGCGGGCGTGCGGCCGCCGTGCTGTGGCTCAACCCGCACGCCGGCGCGCCGGGCTTCGAGCCGGCTGCCGGCGGAATGCGCCGCGCGCTGCCGTACGTCGACGCGCTGCTGCCGGCGGCGAGCGACGCGGACTTCGCGGCCCTCCCGGCGGCCGTGGGGAAGCTGCTCTCGGCTTGACGGGCGGTTACGGTCGCGAGCGCGTCACCCGGTCCACGACGGCGCCGGCTTCGCCGAGATAGCCGGCCGGATCCAACAGCCGCTCCAACGATGCGCGATCGAGGACGGCGGCGATCGTCGCGTCGGCGGCGAGCGCGTCGAGAAACGCGACCTGCTCGTCGAGCGCGCGGGCGGCGGCCGCCTCGACCGCCGTGTGCGCCGGGCCGGCGCCGATCTTCTCGGCGAGCGCCATGGCGACGGCTTCGCTCACGATGAGGCCGCCGGTAAGATCCAGGTTGCGCCGCATGCGCGCGGTGTCGACCGTCATGCCCTCGGTCAGCGCGCGCGCTTGCGCGAAAGCCGCCGACGCGAGCACGACCAGCTCCGGCAGCGCGATCTCCTCGCTCTGCCAGGGACCGGTCGAGCGCTGGTGGTCGCCCGGCATGGCGGCGAGAAGCGTCGGCAAGAGCGCGTCGACGCCGCGCGCCGCCGCCAGCACGTACTCGCACGCGATCGGG
The Candidatus Sulfotelmatobacter sp. genome window above contains:
- a CDS encoding XdhC family protein codes for the protein MAFFARLAELERAHVAFAIATVVGRRAPVSAHLGDRALVLADGTMHGFVGGSCSRDLVRREALRAIRDGRPRLVRIVPDEDEFAGAGVEEREVSVVRMGCASEGAVEVFVEPHVPLRALVVVGDGPVADALSRLAVQVRYDVLRVVAADEYDDLDATPGVRAVRLGDLADELARRGASACARLTAVVASQGHYDEEALATLLAVDPAFVGLLASRKRAASVGASLALRGVAPDRVARVQAPVGLDLGARSAGDVAIAILAQLVGVDPGDAPGYEAACAPALRDPVCGMEVAFDDRHPRHEHAGQVYAFCCEGCRTAFAAEPEAYLVAGGAT
- a CDS encoding FAD binding domain-containing protein, coding for MIPAAFEYRRADSVPAALSALAELGDDARVLAGGQSLIPAMRYRFARPAALIDINPIAALEFVRDNEDGLVLGALLRDAALERAPGLRSRYPLLADVSRVVADPVVRQMGTIVGSLCHNDPSGDWPVAALAARASVAVSSRAGARVVPIDEFLVDTFATAVAAGEMATEVRFPASGDRTAGSYQKIERKVGDFATASAAVQLRLTADGTIAEAGVAIGAAGPTALRVGAAEALLRGAAPTLDAIRAAAAEAEKLADPVADQRGSIRYKKAMAGVLVARALTVALERLGVGGLR
- a CDS encoding VWA domain-containing protein, whose protein sequence is MSAPAALSRAVAEFTALLRGEYGFAVGQLETHEALRAAELLGIGDEVRLRHAWRLVYSTTRDEAARFDEAFAAFFHAPRGVRQPAPRARRPRSQPGESREGRRQTDEGGDAATRWTELRARFSPGIGRTPPPRLDAEGIERMLTVAERLVARARLVQARRWRADPRGPRVDVRRTVRASLATGGEPLALRRAAHPLRQARFVVLIDGSRSMAAYAAPMLRFAHALARRTRRAHAFVFSTALREITELLRDPHLPQTGLPMLDDAWGGGTRIGANLAAFARGPHARRVRADTVVLIFSDGLDVGNLDALERALRALRGRAAAVLWLNPHAGAPGFEPAAGGMRRALPYVDALLPAASDADFAALPAAVGKLLSA
- a CDS encoding HAMP domain-containing sensor histidine kinase, whose protein sequence is MNVVRAAVPRPLERRLLIAYLGAFAVVIALFALALRFVFFETLQTQITARLDTLARAGTASVTFTPHGFIVDQESLGGFSVVPRTEGLQWYDETEHLVATRGLVPPGPLAPTEGRETFHIAGGTLDTYTVELEVPGTGRSRGWVRASESEDTLTASSKALDIAIASGALLAIIVGAYGGSRLARVAVERDEASMSRLREFTADAAHELRAPVSALAGTADVALREEPDLPLRTQRRLHAIHEIADDMRRLVDDLLILARATQSLEREIFVIDLRDMLDRLQGRFTKPARERDIAFRIAPSDPMRIYGNPDQIERIVANLVDNAIKYTERGGSVAIACASDETRLWITVRDSGIGIAPEHRERVFDRFWRADPARASESGTGLGLAIARALARRHGGDIAVVSELGRGSTFTLTLPRRPPALS
- a CDS encoding NADH:flavin oxidoreductase/NADH oxidase; protein product: MSALFDPYQTREVRVRNRIVVSPMCEYSSTDGFANDWHLVHLGSRAVGGAGLVLTEAIAVTADGRISPQDLGIWQDAHVENLARIARFCNEQGAVWGTQLAHAGRKGSTLRPWEGNGAVPPADGGWTPVGPTDAPFSPTYPIPHALDESEIAEIIAAFVAAAQRTLAAGGQVIELHAAHGYLVHQFLSPLVNTRTDRWGGSFENRTRLVREIARAVRTVWPERFPLFVRVSATDWVAGGWDVEQTIELARALRGEAVDLIDVSSGGAVPVAPDAIPVGPLYQTPFAQRVRHEAGIATGTVGMIVEPADADAIVADGRADLVFLARELLRDPYWPLFAARALGTEVNWPPQYQRARGDRAKMRVPSTV
- a CDS encoding response regulator transcription factor — encoded protein: MRILIVEDDERIAGPVADDLRRQRHVVDVADDGRSGLDFARSGAYDLMLLDIMVPGTDGLTICRRLREGGDHAMILMITARDGVEDKVAALDAGADDYLVKPFDLAELSARVRAVSRRSREARPLLLQHGDLTIDQRAARVSYGGKTIPLTRTEYAILETLMRNTRQIFTRAMLHERVTTFENGGGPESIKTHVANLRRRLREAGCPHDPIETVYGSGYRLADP
- a CDS encoding (2Fe-2S)-binding protein; the protein is MTISVTVNGTRYERDVEPRTLLAYFLRETLGLTGTHVGCDSSSCGVCTVVLDGEKAVKSCTMFAVQADGHDVMTVEGLAQGGKLHPLQQAFWDCHGLQCGYCTPGMLMTSYAFLARNPDPSDAEIREGISGNLCRCTGYQNIVEAVHQAAAARSGEPVSA
- a CDS encoding aerobic carbon-monoxide dehydrogenase large subunit: MSATTEPPTERHAIGQSMKRKEDPRFIQGKGRYVDDITLPGMLWLALTHSPYPHARIVKIDKAAALAVPGVLAVLTAEDLAAHGLSWIPTFHGYDKQMVLADGKALFQFQEVAGVIATSREAAFDGAELVEVEYDQLTPVVDPFVSKTDATLVREDREAKTNHIYHWEVGDREQTDAALAASDVSIAQRIVFQRCHPAPLEPCGIVADMNPATGRLTLYMTSQAPHAHRTVVSLVTGIPEDKIHVVSPDIGGGFGNKVPVYAGYVVAAAASVVLGVPVKWIETRTENLTTTGFARDYHMDVSIGATKDGRVTALRVATVADHGAFDAAADPTKYPAGLFGIVTGSYDFPVAFTELDAYFTNKAPGGVAYRCSFRVTEASYAIERGMDVLASKLGMDPAQLRLKNFVRKDQFPYPSPLGFVYDSGDYHTTLQKALDTVGYQALRREQAEKRARGELMGIGISTFTEVVGAGPSKLFDIMGIKMFDSAEIRVHPTGSAILRAGTKSQGQGHETTWAQIAAEELGLDPQNILVEEGDTDTAPYGLGTYASRSTPVAGGAIAMAARRIREKARAIAAHLLEAPLDDVEWENHAFHVKGLPDSKVTMQEVAFAAYTNPAPDSEPGLEATFYYDPPNMTFPYGAYLAVVDVDKDTGAVNVRRFLAIDDCGTIINPMIVEGQIHGGLTEGFAIAFMQEIPYDADGNHLATNFTDYLVPTALETPTWETDKTVTPSPHHPIGAKGVGESPNVGSPAAFVNAVMDALAPLGVTHIDMPLTRDKVWSAIQAANG
- a CDS encoding MoxR family ATPase; its protein translation is MTADRIAERFAERGYVATDAVATALELALVLEKPLLIEGPAGVGKTESAKVLAEVLGTELIRLQCYEGIDAASALYEWNYPKQLLRIRLTDGTHESAREREAEIFARDFLLERPLLQAITRERAPVLLVDEIDRADEAFEAFLLELLGEFQVTIPELGTIRARAKPAVIVTSNRTRELSDALRRRCLYLWIDYPSAEHELAILRVRLPGIDERLAEQIVAFVGWLREQPFQKVPGVAESLDWALALTKLHRDALDEATLERTLGCVLKVREDWELFRAQQARWMPLLRPDAVPVPVAKSDYGIGSVRANRA